GCCAAGTAAAGAGAATCCACAAACACAATGTATCATATCAAACGGTTAGcaattcaaaaattttcacaaGCTACTTTAGTTTTCCAACTAAAAGAAGTGTTCCATCTATAGGTTTTTGGTATATgcacaaaactaattattttCGTACAAACTAAATACTGAGTACACACTACACATGCATAGGACCATGATTGGACCATTACTGTAAACTGATATCGAATGCTCTAAGTCTAACTGTGCTTACACAGTGAAAAAATTCCTCCAACACATAATATTCTAAATGCCTCAAAGAACACAGCAAAACAGAATTTCAATCACAAACACTACAAGAGGAATATTCAAGGACCGTTGATACGCATGAGCTGTCATCTGGTATCAGCCTTTAGTGTCTTGCACAGTTGCACTGGGACCCATGGCTGGCAAGGTTGCCACCGATGTAGAGCAAGTCGGTTGTCAGCCACAGGTTTTTACGTTTTATCAAGATTAACAATATATTAGCCTCCTATGTGTTGTGACTACAGGCAATACATTCAAATTATGTCCTTGTCGGGCATACTATCCAAAATCTTCTAGGCAGATCACAGTATCACACACCTGATCCGCAGGCAATCTCTTGGATGCCGTTGCAATAATTTGCCATCGCTATCTCAATGACACTGACACATAGGGCCCACCTGTGTCACTGACAGTGGCAAATAGGGGTTTGGGGGAAATTGCAATGGCAGCAAAGGGATTTTCCGGGACTAGAATTATCATTTTTAGGTTTATGCCAATTATCATGCTTAAGCTCTATTGAATGTCTCCTGAATTTTGCATTTCAGTCATCATTACAGCAATGATAAGCATCTTTATCTCCAAGAAGTACAGTTTGGCCACGCAAATCATGCACTCGTTTCTGGAAACCACAGTCCCTGCATTAGTGTCACATAACCCAGATATTTTCGACTACATTTTGTATTTTCCCCACCTTTTACCAAATCAAGGCACCGCTTCTTACTGTCACAAATACTGAAACAAGAGGAAAGAAGAGCACGAGGGATCAATGATGCATACTTGTAACAATCTCTGGGTTGACAGGGGAGCCATCATCCCTCTTGAGCTGCACTCTCACCCTCCCCACCTGCAAGAAATCCCTCGGGTACGATTTATCCGGCTGCAAACACAGGCAAACACCGAGTTAAATAGAAATCAATAATCAAGTTAATCAATCTATGGATGGGAGGGTAATGTGGGATTTTTGTGGGTTACCTCGATATGGCAAGGGATCTTGAGATGCGAGCAGCAATCGGCGATCTCGCCGCAGGTGGGGTCGGGGCAGGCCTTGCCGGCGGCGACGTGGCGGCCCTCCGCGACCGTCTTCCTGGAGTTGATGTACACAGGGTAGAGGATGCTCCACTTCTTGCTGCTGGTAACCctcgcctcgccggcgacgttCATCTTAGATTCTCACTCAGTTCCTGCAGCCCTAACCCACGAACCCCAAACAAGAATCAATGCAATGTGTTTCTTGCTAAATCCCGCCCATCGGGAAGTAGATTGTACAAGTTTCTTGTTAGCTAAGATTCTAGGAGAAGAATCGCCCAGGAACAAGGGAAAAATTACCTGCTGGTGTGGGCGAATTCCGGTCGCTGGCGTTGCGAGAGGGTTGgggcgttttttttttttttttttgactagGGGTTGGGGCGGATTGGGGAAACAGCGATGATGGATTGGAATGAGGAACGATATTACAGTGGAATATAACCACACCAATCCTCCAATATGACAATTTTTAAGGGACAGTCTATTTTATTTACAATTTTAAACAATTCATGTCCTCCAAACTGTCTAAATTGTAACATTTTCTGAAATTTTGGTTTGGTCCAACCGACGGTGGACCTCAagcgttttttttttgaatacagtatagttttttcttttacaaaaaTGCAGACCTCATAAGCACATGTACACTCAACCTAAATACATATGCAACCCTACCCCTGTGAGGCTGTGAGCATCTATGAGAAAATGAGCTATATCTTTGAAATTGACGAAGTCATCATTGGCACCTCGCTAATTCTGAAATAAATTTTGGAAAATACGAGCACCGGTGTCGTGTCGATGACTCAAACTCTGATCGGCAGGTTCCACAACAAAAAATCACATAAGTTGAGGTTCCCTCAATTTGCAACCCAAACAACAATACTACATTGTAAGATACGGAGTAGAATACACTGTAACCTAGACGTACCCAAATATAATAATAACTAGGTGATACCctgcgcgttgctgcgggaatTTTCTAAACAgaattttaagttgaaatttaaaaatagaaatACTAAGATAATTGTATGGCAATATTCTTTTGCTAATGACATTATATATGAAAATATGTTCATTTTGTTGAGAACGTCTCTTAAATTATTGATCATCCGTGTAGAAATTTTGTAGCGTGATACTCGCAAAGACTAATAAGTTGCATGTATGGATGCTATTATTCACAGAAAATCGATCTAAGAAATAAATAGATGGTCTTAGTGGATGGTGACGTGGCGTCTAATGTGGATAGCTTGCAAGTTgagagaaatagagttaatgaTTCTCAGTGGGGTGCATCTATATATGTTATATAGATATCTACAAGTAACAAAATCATGTTTAAGAGAACCTATTGCAATAAAAACGAGCCGTGAGCAACGCACACGCGTAGTAGTTAGGTTCGTTTACTAGCTCAAAGTTTGACATTTAAATATGAACTTACGAAGTGATAAAGACATTATAACTTTGTTACACTGCATTAAGAGtttttataattatttttatatgttggGGCCTGGAACTTAAACAACTTGAGATACAAAATCTCATCAATCTATCTATATCTATCTATTATGGGTCTATTTGGTTAAGCTATGGCTGTGGAAAAAAACTGCTGTGGGCTGTGAGCAATAAAAAAGCTAAAAGCCCTATAGACTGTAGGTTTGATACAAAATGTCTTTAATGCTCTTAAGGTCTGTCAGACTATTTATATGCAGATTGATTATAAAAGCACTGATTCGCATATAATAGATAATATTTGGAAGAGGAATTtaattatttataaattttgcaTCCACCATCAATAGTAAATATATTATTGACTCCATTCATGGAGGAGCCGGAATTATCTCAAAGAGATTGAGATAAGCTGCGAAATCCTATAtaaaccatgatttcttccaCTATTTGCTACACAAATGGAATAAATGCCACACAAATCGAACGATTGCTACACGAGTCAAATGATTACAACTTAAATCCAATTGATTTTGGTCACTAAGAGAAGGGAGGAATCGATTTTACAGATGCTCTAGAGGAGGAGAGCCGGCGTCGAGGTGCTTAGGGAGCGCTCGCTTCTAGGCATCCTCTGGGAGGAGAGCCGGCGTCGAGGGTCACAGGAGGCGCTGGCTTCCAGGGCGCAGAGGTGTTGGCGTCGACATCGAGGGGCGCTGGTTCCAAGACACAGGGGCGCTGGCGTCGACGTCGATGGGCACAAGGACGAAGAAGGGTCAGGCGTCGCCGCCGGCTaggggcgccgccggccaggGGAGCCGCCGCAAACCGTAGCTGGCACACGCAGAGGGGAACAGGCGGGAGAAATTTGGATTTTTGCTACCGCAAACAATGAGCTTCATAGAATTAGCACTCTAAAGATGGACTTCGCAAAATCACCACCCAAATCATTAACATCCCGTTTCCCTTACAATTTTCtcccttttatttatttttaattttcttttccaTTTACAAGCGCAGGAAAGGGCCAAACTGCCCTTGATTGCACGTACATGCAGAAGGAGCAGTTGCATCTTAtcagggccgtaccggcaaattcgggggccctgtgcgaaacAATGGACTGGAGCTCTGGTGACCTAGTGAAGGATCATGAATACCAAGCGATACCAGTCGGCAAGCGCGATATGCTGTGTGAAAGCACAAATGTTAGAAGTCACACGAGCGCGATGTGCTGTGTGAAAGCACAAATGTtagaagtcacacgtgtgattgatagttaaatcatcacataaggcccaataactatttttttgttccggaaattttttttgttgctggaacaattgttaTTGTTTGGGCAACAAAAAATTTTTTCCGAAAAAAAGTTTGTTCTAGCAACAAAGCATTGAGGGGTCTGGTTTATTAGGCCGATTTTATCTCCAAAACACGAAATCTTGAAGAGGTTGGGGTGCTGTGACAGGTACACTTGAGATCGCACACGTGACCCCAAACAACACCCATGTAAAAAAAAGTAGCAAGTGATACGCCTACAATGATTTATCTTTTAGGAGCAATTTGGGCCATGTTTTGTCACAAATTTGGTCAAACAATCAACTAAATTAAAGTATTTGCATGACTATATCTAATATATACCTAATATTTTGGGGGCCCTTCGAATTCGGGGGCCCTATGCGGTCGCACGGCCTGCACGTGCCCAGATACGGGCCTGCATCTATCTTCTTCACCTGCAAGAGCATGACTCCACCTCTAACCAGCACAGCATCAGTTCCAAATCCATCCTTCGAGGGAGGCAGCTAGAGGAGGCAGCAGCCTGGCCATCAGGTGGCAGTGCCCAACAGGATGTTGACGGCGCCCAACACCTTCCTTCCATAACGTATCATCCATTTGGCCAGTGGTTTAGCGCTCTTAGATGCTGACTCTGAACCCATGTTATGGTTCTTGTTGATAGGCATCGCTTCTTCTTGGACATGGATAAAGAATCCCAAGCAAAGGCTTTGGCCGCGCTGTCATTATCATCATCTTCAAGAGACACAGAAGCCCCGCCAAAGAATAAGCTGCTTGATGTGCTTATTTTTTAGTAACACTAGAAAGAAATAAGGTCAAAGGATTGAAGAtagaaagaggaagaagagaaagaaataaGCTATCTAATAGAATGAAAGCTATCCTTCCTGTTATTATTAGTGGGCATCAGAGTGCCTTTGTGCCGGTAGACTAATCACTGATAATATTTTGATTGCATATGAGTGTATCCATGCCAtcaagaggaagaaggggaaaaaTGGGCTATGTGCAATTAAGTTGGATATGCATATGGCATACGACAGGGTGGAGTGGGGTTTTTTTGGAGAAATTATGTTAAAACTTGATTTTGATGCAAGATGGGTAAGGCTGATCATGGCGTGTGTTTCTTCACTTAAGTATTCGGTCAGGTTTAACTCCATGGAAACCGAATCCTTTACTCCAACCAGAGGCATTCAACAAGGGGACCCACTATCCCCTTACCTCTTTTTGATGGTTGCTGAAGGGTTATCCTGCCTGATACAGAAGGCTAAGCAGACAGGAGAATTAGATGGGATAAAAGTTTGTCGAGGAGCTCCGACAGTATCCCATTTATTATTTGCAGATGACTCGCTAATTCTTATGAA
This window of the Panicum virgatum strain AP13 chromosome 1K, P.virgatum_v5, whole genome shotgun sequence genome carries:
- the LOC120699122 gene encoding signal recognition particle 19 kDa protein-like; translated protein: MNVAGEARVTSSKKWSILYPVYINSRKTVAEGRHVAAGKACPDPTCGEIADCCSHLKIPCHIEPDKSYPRDFLQVGRVRVQLKRDDGSPVNPEIVTKKKLMLQVAELVPKHLGRTRKQESASNSSSTALSKTGKGGRYKK